A window of Nonomuraea angiospora genomic DNA:
CCGGAGTTCCTGGTGGAGATGTCGTCGATCCGGCTCGACCTGCTGACCGGCCGCTGGAAGGGGTTGCGCGAGCGCGCCGTCGCCGCCGTCGAGATGAGCTTCGAGGCGCCGCTGCTGGCCGTGGACGCCCGGCTGACGCTCGGCATGCTGGCCCTGGCCAGGGGCGAGTGGGACGAGGCCGGCGAGCACCTGGAGGCGGCCGGCGTACGCGACCTGGACTCGGGCTTCCTGCCCGTCGCCGCGGCGGCCTCCAGCGGGCTGGTGGAGCTGCACCTGATCCGCGACTCGCCGGAGTCGGCGCTGCGCGAGGCCGATCTGGCGGTGGGCAGGCTCCGGCGCAAGGGCGTGTGGGTGTGGGGCGACCAGCTCGTGCCGGCCGCCGTCCTCGCGCTGCTCAAGGCGGGCAGGCGGGGTGCGGCGGCGGATCTGGTGGCGGAGTTCGCGGCGGGGATCGAGGGCAGGAACGCGCCGTCGGCGGAGGCCGGGCTCGACGCCGCCAGAGGGGCACTGGCCCAGGACGCGGAGGAGGCGGCCCGACACCACGCCAGGGCCAGGGGCGCCTACGAGGCGATGCCGCGGCCGTACGGCGCGGCGCGGGCGGCCGAGTCCGAGGCGGGCGCGCGGTTCGCGCTCGGCGACCGGGCGGGGGCCGCCGACCTCGTCGCCGAGGCGGGCGAGCGGTACGCGGCGCTCGGCGCCACCCACGACGCGGCCCGCTGCCGCCACCTGCTGCGCGAGATCGATCCGACCGGGGCGCGGCGCAGGGGCCGGCGGGGCCGCAGCGGGGTGCTGTCGCCCCGGGAGAGCGAGGTGGCCAGGCTGGTCGCGCTCGGCCGGACGAACCGGGAGATCGCGGAGGTGCTGTTCCTGTCGCGCCGCACGGTGGACACCCACGTGGCCAAGGTGTTGCAGAAGCTCGGCGTGCGGACGAGGGCGGACGTGCGGGAGCCCCGGCCGGACGACCGGCCGGGGCTCGTGGAGAGCTAGACGGTGATGCTCCAGGAGTCGATGAAGCCGGTGTCACCGGCGTAGACGTCCTCGATGTCGAGCACCCAGGTGCCCGCCGCCTGCTGGCTCACCGGGACGGAGAACGTCCTGGTGCCGTACTGCGTGCAGGTCGTGCCGCCGTACCTGTCGACCGCGTACCAGGTGCCGCTCGGCCCGCGTACCCAGATGTCGAGGTCCTCCGCGCACGTGTGGCTGATCGTGATCGAGATCTTGACCGGTGTGGTCGCGGTGCCCGTCGCGGTGGAGGTGATCGAGCTCTGGGTGTTGTTGAAGTCGGTGATCGGATAGTTGGTGTCGTTGGTGAACGTCCGGCCGCCCGAGGTGCTCTGGACGGTCAGCGCGTACGTCGCCGTGTGCGTGCCCGTCACGCCGGTGCCCGTCACCGTGACGGTGTAGCTGCCGGCCGGTGTGGTGGGCGCGGTCGAGACCGTCAGCGTGGACGAGGCGCCCGAGGTCACCGAGGCCGGGTTGAACGCGGCCGTGGCGCCGGTCGGCAGGCCGCTGGCGGACAGGTTCACCGTCTGGGCGGTGCCCGCCGTGGTGGCGGTGCTGATCGTGGTGGTGGCCGCCGAGCCCGCCTGCACCGTGCCGGACGTCGGGCTGAGCGAGATCGAGAAGTCACGCGTCGGCGGGTTCGAGCTGACGGTGAGCGCGTACGTCGCCGTATGCGACGTCGAGCCGGCCCCCGTGACGGTGATGTTGTACGTGCCCGCCGCCGTCGACGAGCCGACCGAGAGCGTCAGCGTCGAGGAGTTGCCCGAGGTCACCGACGACGGGCTGAAGCTCGCCGTGGTGCCGCTGGGCAGCCCCGACGCGCTCAGGCTCACGGTCTGCGCGCTGCCGGAGGTGGTCTGCGTGCCGACCGTGACCGTCGCCTGACCGCCGGGCGCCGCGCTGCCGGAGGCCGGGCTGAGCGAGATCGAGAAGTCGCTGGTCGAGGTGCCGCACGCGGGCTCGCCCGAGGCCGCCGCCACGCTGACCGCGCTCCACGCCGCCTTGGTGGTGTTGCACTGGGCGCTGTTGGCGCCGAACAGCTCGATCGCGGCCGCGACCGAGGCGGCGCGGACGTTCGTGTAGCGCCAGGACGAGGTCTTGCGGGCCAGCGCGCCCATGTAGATCTTGCCCGCGTTCTGGATGCCGACGCCGGTGACCGACGAGGGGCCGCCGGAGCAGATCGGGCTGGACGGCTTGCCGCCGCCGGGGTTGTTGCCCTCGGCCAGCAGGTAGAACCAGTGGTTCAGCGGACCCGCCGCCGCGTGCACCTCGGTGCTCGGGATCGAGGAGGAGTAGCAGTTCGGGTCGCCGAGCGCGCTCGGGTTGTACATGTTGCGGATCGGCCCGTCGCCGACCAGGTCGACCTCCTCGCCGACCAGGTAGTCGGCCGGGTCGTTCGGGTTGGCGGCGTACGCCTCGGTGAGCGCGCCGAAGATGTCACCGGTGCCCTCGTTGATGCCGCCGTTCTCGTTGCCCGATCCGGCGCCGCCCGGCGTGGTCTGGAAGATCGCGTGCCCGAACTCGTGCGCCACGACGTCGATCGGGGTCGCCTGCCGGGCGTTGTCCTGGCTGTGGCCGAAGTTGGTGTAGCTGCCGTTCCAGTAGGCGTTCACGTCGGCGAGCCCGACCCGCGCCGGGAAGCCGCGGCCGCTGCCGTTGATGCCGTTGCGGCCCAGCCAGTCGCGCAGCATGTCCCACTCGCGCTGCACGCTGTAGAGCGCGTCCACGCAGGCGGTCTCCAGGTTGGTGCCGGAGGCGTTGCCCCACGCGTCGTCGGTGCCGGTGTAGGCGCTGCCGTTCTGGCCGCCGCACTGGATGCCGGGCCTGGAGGTGTCGGTCATCGAGTACGAGCTGCCGGAGCCGCTCGTACCGATGGTGACCTGGCCGTAGTAGTAGCCGTTGCCGGTGCCGGCGCGTACGAGGTCGTACGAGTCGGCGATCTCACCGGTACGCGCGTCCACGAACACGTGCTGGATGCTCGGCTTGCCGTCGGCGATGCCGCTGACCATGGCGTCCCAGGCCAGTCTCGGCTTCTCGCCCCAGGCCAGCACGACCAGGCGGGGCGCCGCGGTGTCGTCCACGCGCGAGAGCTTCGTCCTGGCGACCTCGGTGGCCTTGCCGGCGCTGACCGTGGCCCTGGTCGGCACGTCGCCCGGGGTCGGGCCCGTCGCCGCGACCGTGTCCCGGACGTTCCCCGCCGCGTCGGTGACCACGACGGCGTCGCCGCCGACCATCGGCAGGCCCTTGTAGGTGCGCTCGTACGACACGTAGAACATGTCGGCCGCGCCCGGGGTGACCGCCACGCGGCTGTAGGCCTCGTCGGGGCCCCGGGTGAGCTCGTCGAGCTGGCTGGAGACGGCCTTGTCGGCCACCTGTGCGGCGAGCGAGGCGGGGTCACCCACGCGCGCCGTCTGCTGCTGCTGCTGCGGTGCGGCTCCCGGAGGGGCGGCGTTCGCGGGCGGCGTCTGTAACGCCAGTGTCGTGGCCGTGGCCACGCCGACGACCGCGAGTAAGGCTTTGCGTTTCACGGCTGTGCTGCTCCTTTCGAAGATCTCCCTCGGGATCGGCGCGCTTCGTGAGCGCACGACGGCCCGCGCGCCGCACGGGGATCGCCTCGGCGGCGGGAGTGCAGGGAGATTGGGGGGTGGGAAGCTAGCAGTGCTGTTGCGCCTTGATGCCGCGACGCTAAACGGTCACTCCCGACTGGGAAATACGTATACGCATCGGTAGGTATACCGATAATTCCGTTTCAACTGCTCAGTTGGGGGACAATCGGGGCGTGCAATTCGGCATCCTGGGCCCGCTCCTGGTGCGCTCCCCCGATGGCGAGCCCCTGGCGATCGGCGGTCCGCGCCCACGTGCCCTGCTCGCGCTGCTGCTGCTCGACGCCGGGCGGATGGTGAGCGTCGAACGGCTCATCGACGGCCAGTACGGCGACCGGCCGCCCGCGGAGGCCGCCAACGCCATCCAGGCGCAGATCTCCCGGCTCAGGCGGAGCCTGCCGGCCGGCCTGATCGAGTTCCACGGGACGGGATACCGGCTGGCGGTCTCGCCGGACGACGTGGACGCGCACCGGTTCGAGCGGCTGTCCCGCGAGGCACGCAGGCTGCTGGCGGCCGGTCGTTCCCAGGGAGCCGCCTCCTCGCTGCGGGAGGCCCTGGAGCTGTGGCGGGGGCCGGCGCTCGCGGACGTGGCCGACGCGCCGTTCGCGGGGCCGCAGGCGCTCCGGCTGGAGGAGCTGCGGCTCTCGGCCACGGAGGACCTGATGGAGGCCGAGCTGGGTCTGCCCGAGGGCAGCCCGGTGGCCGCGCTGCAGGACCTGGTGGCCGCCCATCCGCTGCGCGAGCGGCCACGCGGGCTGCTGATGCGCGCGCTGGAGGCGGCGGGGCGGCCGTCGGAGGCGCTGGCGGTCTTCGACGAGACGCGCCGCCTGCTCGCCGACGAGCTCGGCACCGACCCCTCGCCCGAGCTGGCGGCCCTGCACCTGGCGATCCTGCGCGCCGAACGGCACCAGGTCCGGCGGGTCGCGCCGCCGGCCCAGCTGAACCGGCTCGTCGGTCGGGAGGAGGAGCTCGCGCGGCTGACCGCCCTGCGCGGCGTCCGCCTGGTGACGCTCGTCGGGCCCGGCGGCATCGGCAAGACCCGCCTGGCCATCGAAGCCGCCACCCACCTCCTCCACCCCCTGCCGACCGCCACCGCCGAACACCCGGAGACGGCCGCCGCCGACAGGGGCGCGGTGCAGCGCGCCCGGGAGGCGTGCTTCGTGGACCTGTCGCTGGTGGAGGGGACCGGGCAGGTGGCCGGGGCGGTGCTGGTGGCGCTCGGGTTGCGCGACTCGGCGCTGCGCGGCCTCCCCGACCCCACCGAACGCCTGCTGGCGGCGCTGGCCGAGCAGGACCTCCTCCTCATCCTGGACAACTGCGAGCACGTGCTCGCCGAGGTCGCCACGCTGGCCCGCCGCCTCCTCGCCGCCGCCCCCGACCTGATGATCATGGCCACGAGCAGGGAGCCGCTGGGCATCACCGGCGAGCACCTGGTCCCGCTGGCACCCCTGCCCACCGACCCGGCCGTCACGCTGTTCGCCGAACGGGCGGCGGCCGTCCGGCAGGGGTTCGCGGTCGGGCCCGGCAACCTGGACGCCGTCCTGCGGATCTGCGCGGCGCTGGACTGCCTGCCGCTGGCCATCGAGCTGGCGGCGGCCCGGATGCGCACGTTCGGCGTGGAGGAGATCGCCACCCGGCTGGCCGAGCACGACAGGTTCCGGCTGCTGTCGCGCGGCGACCGTACCGCCCCCACCCGCCACCAGACGCTGCACGCCATCGTGGAGTGGAGCTGGAGCCTGCTCGACGCCGAGGAGCAGGCGCTGGCCAGGCAGTTCTCCGTGTTCGCCGGGGGCGCGAGCCTGGAGGCGGTGGAACGGGTGTGCGGCGCGGACAGCGCCGACCTGCTGGCCGACCTGGTGGACAAGTCGCTGGTCGAGACCGACGGCGAGCGTTACCACATGCTCGACACCATCCGCCTGTTCTGCGCGGAGCGGCTGGCGGAGGCGGACGAGGAGGACCGGCTGAGAGCGGCCCACGCCGCCTGGTTCCTGGAGTTCGCGCGCCGCGCCGACGGCCACCTCTACAGCGCCGAGCAGCTCCGGTGGCTGGCCCTGCTCTCGGCCGACAACGCGAACCTGCAGGCGGCGCTGCGGTGGAGCGTCGAGCACGACCCGCCGCAGGGGGCGCGGCTGGTGGCGGCGCTGGCCATGTACTGGTGGCTCAGCGGGCGGCGGGGCCAGGCGACCGGGCATGCCGCGCGGCTCCTCGACGCGATCGGCCCCGAGCTGGGGGAGGAGTACCTGCTGGTGGTGCTGCACGCCGTACCCGACGCCGACTCCCCCCACTGGAAGCAGGCCCGGACGGTCGTCGGCTCGCTGGGCCGGCCGATGCGGTCCAGGTTCGGCCCGGCCCTGTGGGGCATGCTCGCGGGGCCGCCCGCGCCCGGGGAGGCGACCGCCATCCACGTGATCGGGTCCGACCCGTGGAGCAAGGCGCTCGAACGGCTCAGCGGCGCGCTGCTGGAGCTGCTGAGCGGCGGCGTTACCGGCGCGGAGCGGGGCCTGGAGTCGATGCTCGCGGAGTTCGGCGCCTTGGGCGAGCGCTGGGGCAGGACGCAGGGGCTCGACTGGCTCGGGCTGATCGCGAGCTGGCGCGGCGAGTGGGGGCGGGCCATGGGGCTGTGGCAGGAGGCGGTCGGCCTGCTCGAAGAGCTCGGGGCGATGGAGGAGCTGGTGGACGTGCTGCACCGGCGCGCCGAGGCGCACTGGCGGGCCGGGGACGCCCGAGCCGCCCGCGCCGACTGCGAGCGGGCCGGGGATCTGGCGCGCCGGCTCGGGCGGCCGGAGCAGACGGCGTGGGTGAGCCTGCGGCTGGGCGAGATGGCCCGCCTGGAGGGTGACCTGGCGGGGGCCTCCCGCCACCTGGAGGCCGCGTTCGCCGCCTCCGAGACCGGCCTGTTCCAGGCCCACGGGGCCAGGTCGCACGTGCTGACGGCGCTCGGCCGCCTGGCCGAGGCGACCGGCGACGCCCCCGAGGCCGCGCGCCGGCACGCGGAGGCGCTGGCCATGACGCTGAAGTCGCCGCTGGCCATCGACCTCGCCGACGCCGCGGAAGGCCTGGCGGGCCAGTGCCTGCTGGACGGCGCGGCACCCCCGGCGGGCCGGCACCCGGACGCCGCGGAAGATCCGGCGGGCCGGCACCCGGACGCCGCGGAAGATCCGGCGGGCGGGCATCTTGACGGCGCGGCGGTGGGCAGTGGGCCGGCGGTGCGGGCGGCGGAGCGGGCGGCGGTGCGGGCGGCGGTGCTGCTGGGGGTGGGGGTGGCGCTGCGCGGCATGGCCGTGGCCGGGGATCGGGACGTCGCCAGGATCGCCGCCGCCGCCACGGAGGTCCTCGGGCCCGCGGGATTCGCGGCCGCGTACTCCAAGGGGGCGTCGATGAGCAGGCACGACGCGCTCGCCACCCTGATCGCGACCGCGAGCCCAGAGCACTGACCCAGCCGCTGACAGGGCCTGCCCCGGCTGTCAGCCGGCAGTCGCCCCGCTGTCAGCGGCGCTCGCGAAGCTGGCGGACATGAAGAACACCAACGTCCTCATCTCCGGCGCCAGCATCGGCGGCCCCGCCCTCGCCCTCCAGCTCTCCCGCTACGGCTTCAACGTCACCGTCGTCGAGAAGGCCCCGTCGCTTCGCGCCGGCGGCCAGGCCGTCGACTTCAAGGGCCACACCCACCGCACCGTCCTGACCCGCATGGGAGTGCTCAAGGACATCGAGGCGCTCCAGACCGGCGGCTCCGACCAGGTGATCGTCGACGCGGACGGCCACAAGCTGACGGTCATCCCCGGCGAGTTCACCGGCGGCGAGATCGAGATCAAGCGCGGCGACCTGTCCAGGGTCTTCTACGAGAAGACCGCCGCGAGCTGCGAGTACGTCTTCGGCGACTCGATCACCTCGCTCACCGAGACCCCCAGCGGCGTGCACGTCACCTTCGAACGCTCCGCCCCCCGCACGTTCGACCTGGTGGTGGGGGCGGACGGCATCCACTCCAACGTCCGCCGCCTCGCCTTCGGCCCCGAGGCCGACTACGTCAAGCACCTCGGCTACTACTACGCCCTGGTCGGCGTCGAGGGGGACTTCGGCACGGTCTCGAAGATGTACAACGAGCCCGGCAGGATGGCCGCCGTCGGCGGGCCGAAGGCGCCCGCGTTCTTCGTCTTCGCCTCCGAGCGCCTCGACTACGACCGGTACGACATGCGGCAGCAGAAGGACCTGCTGACCCGCGCATACGCGGGCCTGGGCTGGCAGGGACCGGCGCTCATGGAGGCGGTGCGCCGCTCCCCGGACGTCTACCTCGACTCCATCAGCCAGGTCTCCATCGACCGCTACAGCCAGGGCCGCGTAGTGCTGCTCGGCGACGCCGCGTACGGCAACACCCTGGCCGGATTCGGCACGGGCCTGGCCGTGGTCGGCGCGTACGTGCTCGCGGGCGAGCTCAAGCGGGCCGGCGGCGATCACCGCGTGGCCTTCGCGCAGTACGAGGAGCAGATGCGCGGATACGCCAAGATCGCCAAGAACGGCAACGCGGGCCCCTTCCTCGCCCCCCGCACCCCGAGAGGGATCCGGATGCGGAACTGGATCTTCAAGTACAACTTCCTGTTCGGTTGGATGATGAAGATGACCGACAAGTTCGCGAACGACATCGCGCTGAAGGAGTACTGAACCTTTCTCGCTCCTGTCGCATCCAACCCCCACATGAACAAGATTCAGCAGCTTGCCGCCCTGTCCGTGCTGCCCGTCGCCGCGGCCCTGATCGCCTTCCCCGCCCAGGCCGCGGAGCGCCCCACCTGCCCCGTCCCGACCAAGGCGGAGGTGAAGCGGTCGGGCGACAGCGACGTCGACCAGCCGGCCAGGGGCGCCACCGCCATCAAGGGGGTCCGCGTCAACCACATCCCGAAGGGCTTCACGTACGGCGGGGTCGTCATCAGCAAGCACGACGGCATCAGCGAGTACGGCTACCAGTGGGGCGACGACCGCCCCAACGCGGACAGCAAACAGCGCTCACTCTGGGTCAGGGTCGTGTGCTGGCCGCAGGCGAGCAAGCTGGCGCAGCTCAAGAACGGGCCGTTCGACATGGGGACGTTCTCCGGCGACACCGAGACCGTGAAGATCGGCGGCCGTCAGGTGCTCACCCAGGAAGGGGACGGCGCGCTCGGCGACGGCCGGTACGCGGGCTGGGTCGAGCGCGAGGGCGTCGTCGTCACCGTGATGGCCAGCACGCCCCTCGTCCCCGAGCTGTCGAAGATCATCAAGGGGATCAAGCTCTGAGCAGGCCGACCCCGCCGTCGATGCGCAGCTGCGGGGTGCCGTCCAGCAGGGGGATGTGGGGCTCGTCGTCGCCGAGGTGCCAGTCCTGGACGGGCACCAGACCCGGCTCCATCAGCTCGAACCCGTCGAACAACTCCAGCACCTCCTCCCGCGTCCGGAACCGCGCCTGCGCGGGGGTGCCGGCCGTCGCCATCGTGAGCTGGGCGATCGCCTCGGGGTCGCTCTCCGCCATCCCATGGGTGGCCACCAGACAGCTGCCCGGCACCATGCGCTTCCTGAAGGCGGCCACGATGCCGCCGGGGTCCTCTTCGTCCATCACGTAGTGGAGCACCCCGACCATCAGCACGCACACCGGCTGCTCGAAGTCGATCAGGCCGGTGACGCTGGGGTCGGAGAGCACGTCTTCGGGGCGGCGCAGATCGGCCTGGATGCTGGCGACGCCCGGCGAGTCGGCGAGCAGCACCTGCGCGTGCAGCCGCACCACCGGGTCGTAGTCCACATAGACCACCCGGCAGGCCGGGTTCACCGAGCGGACGGTCTCGTGGATGCTGGGCGAGGTGGGGATGCCGGTGCCCAGATCGATGAACTGCCGCAGGCCCTGCTTCGCCAGATGGCGGACGGCCTCGACCTGGAACTTACGGTTGGCCCTGGCCACCAGGCGGGTGTCCGGGGCGACCGCGAGGAGCTTCTCCGCCACTGCCCGGTCGACCGCGAGGTTGTCCTTGCCGCCGAGCAGATAGTCGTACACCCGGGCGGAGCTGGGAACCGTCGGGTCCACTCCGGGCGGAACGCGTTCTAGCTCGGTCACTGGGGGCCGTCTCCTTCCACGCGTGCGACTCCGCACGCCATACTACTCGGCAGTCACGTACGTAATAGGGCAGATTGGGCACGCCTCCTCCAGCCGGGGCCGGCAGCCCGAACAGAACAGGTTCTCACCTGCCCGATGATCAGGCGAAGCGGGCCAGGAGCCCCTCGGCGGCGGCGAAGCCGGCGACCACGTCGGCCGCCGTGCGCCGCTCGCGCACCATCCCCACGGCCTGCCCCGCGTAGATGCAGGCCGTGTCGAAGTCTCCCTCGGCCCGCGCCGCCGCCTGCCGGACCGGGGCGTCCTCATCGACGGCCAGCTCGTCCTCCCGGCCG
This region includes:
- a CDS encoding M4 family metallopeptidase, whose amino-acid sequence is MKRKALLAVVGVATATTLALQTPPANAAPPGAAPQQQQQTARVGDPASLAAQVADKAVSSQLDELTRGPDEAYSRVAVTPGAADMFYVSYERTYKGLPMVGGDAVVVTDAAGNVRDTVAATGPTPGDVPTRATVSAGKATEVARTKLSRVDDTAAPRLVVLAWGEKPRLAWDAMVSGIADGKPSIQHVFVDARTGEIADSYDLVRAGTGNGYYYGQVTIGTSGSGSSYSMTDTSRPGIQCGGQNGSAYTGTDDAWGNASGTNLETACVDALYSVQREWDMLRDWLGRNGINGSGRGFPARVGLADVNAYWNGSYTNFGHSQDNARQATPIDVVAHEFGHAIFQTTPGGAGSGNENGGINEGTGDIFGALTEAYAANPNDPADYLVGEEVDLVGDGPIRNMYNPSALGDPNCYSSSIPSTEVHAAAGPLNHWFYLLAEGNNPGGGKPSSPICSGGPSSVTGVGIQNAGKIYMGALARKTSSWRYTNVRAASVAAAIELFGANSAQCNTTKAAWSAVSVAAASGEPACGTSTSDFSISLSPASGSAAPGGQATVTVGTQTTSGSAQTVSLSASGLPSGTTASFSPSSVTSGNSSTLTLSVGSSTAAGTYNITVTGAGSTSHTATYALTVSSNPPTRDFSISLSPTSGTVQAGSAATTTISTATTAGTAQTVNLSASGLPTGATAAFNPASVTSGASSTLTVSTAPTTPAGSYTVTVTGTGVTGTHTATYALTVQSTSGGRTFTNDTNYPITDFNNTQSSITSTATGTATTPVKISITISHTCAEDLDIWVRGPSGTWYAVDRYGGTTCTQYGTRTFSVPVSQQAAGTWVLDIEDVYAGDTGFIDSWSITV
- a CDS encoding SAM-dependent methyltransferase — translated: MTELERVPPGVDPTVPSSARVYDYLLGGKDNLAVDRAVAEKLLAVAPDTRLVARANRKFQVEAVRHLAKQGLRQFIDLGTGIPTSPSIHETVRSVNPACRVVYVDYDPVVRLHAQVLLADSPGVASIQADLRRPEDVLSDPSVTGLIDFEQPVCVLMVGVLHYVMDEEDPGGIVAAFRKRMVPGSCLVATHGMAESDPEAIAQLTMATAGTPAQARFRTREEVLELFDGFELMEPGLVPVQDWHLGDDEPHIPLLDGTPQLRIDGGVGLLRA
- a CDS encoding BTAD domain-containing putative transcriptional regulator; translation: MQFGILGPLLVRSPDGEPLAIGGPRPRALLALLLLDAGRMVSVERLIDGQYGDRPPAEAANAIQAQISRLRRSLPAGLIEFHGTGYRLAVSPDDVDAHRFERLSREARRLLAAGRSQGAASSLREALELWRGPALADVADAPFAGPQALRLEELRLSATEDLMEAELGLPEGSPVAALQDLVAAHPLRERPRGLLMRALEAAGRPSEALAVFDETRRLLADELGTDPSPELAALHLAILRAERHQVRRVAPPAQLNRLVGREEELARLTALRGVRLVTLVGPGGIGKTRLAIEAATHLLHPLPTATAEHPETAAADRGAVQRAREACFVDLSLVEGTGQVAGAVLVALGLRDSALRGLPDPTERLLAALAEQDLLLILDNCEHVLAEVATLARRLLAAAPDLMIMATSREPLGITGEHLVPLAPLPTDPAVTLFAERAAAVRQGFAVGPGNLDAVLRICAALDCLPLAIELAAARMRTFGVEEIATRLAEHDRFRLLSRGDRTAPTRHQTLHAIVEWSWSLLDAEEQALARQFSVFAGGASLEAVERVCGADSADLLADLVDKSLVETDGERYHMLDTIRLFCAERLAEADEEDRLRAAHAAWFLEFARRADGHLYSAEQLRWLALLSADNANLQAALRWSVEHDPPQGARLVAALAMYWWLSGRRGQATGHAARLLDAIGPELGEEYLLVVLHAVPDADSPHWKQARTVVGSLGRPMRSRFGPALWGMLAGPPAPGEATAIHVIGSDPWSKALERLSGALLELLSGGVTGAERGLESMLAEFGALGERWGRTQGLDWLGLIASWRGEWGRAMGLWQEAVGLLEELGAMEELVDVLHRRAEAHWRAGDARAARADCERAGDLARRLGRPEQTAWVSLRLGEMARLEGDLAGASRHLEAAFAASETGLFQAHGARSHVLTALGRLAEATGDAPEAARRHAEALAMTLKSPLAIDLADAAEGLAGQCLLDGAAPPAGRHPDAAEDPAGRHPDAAEDPAGGHLDGAAVGSGPAVRAAERAAVRAAVLLGVGVALRGMAVAGDRDVARIAAAATEVLGPAGFAAAYSKGASMSRHDALATLIATASPEH
- a CDS encoding FAD-dependent monooxygenase, with the protein product MKNTNVLISGASIGGPALALQLSRYGFNVTVVEKAPSLRAGGQAVDFKGHTHRTVLTRMGVLKDIEALQTGGSDQVIVDADGHKLTVIPGEFTGGEIEIKRGDLSRVFYEKTAASCEYVFGDSITSLTETPSGVHVTFERSAPRTFDLVVGADGIHSNVRRLAFGPEADYVKHLGYYYALVGVEGDFGTVSKMYNEPGRMAAVGGPKAPAFFVFASERLDYDRYDMRQQKDLLTRAYAGLGWQGPALMEAVRRSPDVYLDSISQVSIDRYSQGRVVLLGDAAYGNTLAGFGTGLAVVGAYVLAGELKRAGGDHRVAFAQYEEQMRGYAKIAKNGNAGPFLAPRTPRGIRMRNWIFKYNFLFGWMMKMTDKFANDIALKEY